One stretch of Alcaligenes aquatilis DNA includes these proteins:
- a CDS encoding flagellar protein FliT, whose translation MSETSNPIVDQYQIIASITRHMLELAQMARWEDVFEQSEHYQLAVEKLKNMEDLSITEKQARRQLLTQILEDDAQIRHLATPELGRLGALLGNMKRQQTVLQAYYTPSVLP comes from the coding sequence ATGAGCGAGACCTCTAACCCGATCGTCGATCAATATCAAATTATCGCCAGCATCACCCGTCACATGCTGGAGCTTGCCCAAATGGCACGCTGGGAGGATGTGTTTGAGCAGTCCGAACACTATCAGCTCGCCGTAGAAAAGCTCAAGAACATGGAAGACCTGTCTATCACTGAGAAACAGGCACGCCGTCAGTTGCTGACCCAGATTCTGGAAGACGATGCCCAGATCCGCCATCTGGCCACCCCTGAACTGGGCCGCCTGGGTGCGTTGCTGGGCAATATGAAGCGCCAGCAGACCGTTTTGCAAGCGTATTACACGCCTAGCGTCCTTCCATGA
- the fliS gene encoding flagellar export chaperone FliS, whose product MSYPAPSRRFGQQSVRAYAQVGLETEVLSASPEHLITLLFNGARTAMLQARLHMEQGNIAGRGQSLSKAIDIVDSGLKMAVDTEKGGELARNLVATYDLILHNLMLANLRNDAEKLALAERLLTDIADAWRSNVDTQRAKQPA is encoded by the coding sequence ATGAGCTATCCTGCCCCTTCCCGTCGCTTTGGCCAACAATCGGTCCGCGCCTACGCTCAAGTAGGTCTGGAAACCGAGGTCCTGAGCGCAAGCCCCGAGCATCTGATTACCCTGCTCTTTAACGGTGCGCGCACCGCCATGCTGCAAGCACGCCTGCATATGGAACAGGGCAATATTGCCGGGCGGGGGCAGTCTTTATCGAAGGCTATTGATATTGTCGATAGCGGCCTGAAAATGGCGGTCGATACTGAAAAGGGCGGAGAACTGGCGCGCAATCTAGTTGCCACCTACGATCTGATCTTGCATAACCTGATGCTGGCCAATCTTCGCAATGACGCGGAAAAGCTGGCGCTGGCCGAGCGTTTACTGACCGATATTGCCGATGCCTGGCGCAGCAATGTTGATACCCAACGTGCCAAGCAACCAGCTTGA